ACAGACGTGTTGTTTGAAACAAAGGAGCAAACAGCCACAGAAGACATTTTACCTACAGAGACACACAACCCAGCCACTAGCATGCCCTCAGAGAGTTCTCTTTCCTACGATGCTTGGAATGTGGATGACAGCACCGACTACATTGCCAGAATCAAGTCTCTTTACGATGACTACCTCCATGTGCCTGACTACACCAGCTCTCGTCTGCTGCCGCCGAACCCGGGTTATGACTATTTTGACCTCACCGATAATCTCATCTACGACATCGCTGCGGCAGCGGAAACATCGAAGACAGATGTCCTGCATCGCCTCGAGCAAGCCCTTCACAACGGCAATGAAGAGATGCTGCATTTCCCAGACAGCATCCTGACTTTGAACTCCTTAGCTTCTCAGCTCAAGCCAGAAGACGACATCGTTTACATCGAAGAAAGCAAATCTCTGAAACCTAAACCGGTTTTGTCGTCGGAAAATTTTCAAAGGGAGGAAGGACTACCTCTTGATTCCCAAATGGTACTTCAGGAACCTCAAGCAGCTGACTTCCTCTGAACACTTGATGACTCCTCTCTCACCCGATGCACAGGTTTCGCATGTCACCACAAACTTTGTTGATGATATTGTCAGGTCTGACATTAAAATTGATGTTTCTGATGTCATCACTGAAGCTCCGTTGACTTCGAATCTTCCTCCCAGTCTTCAGTAGTCCTTCTCAATAAAGTGAAGACATTTTGGGTGACACTGAGGTGTCTTTTATAACCAACCTCATCGAGTCGTCTGCGGAGGGTAAAAAGGAAATGGTTTACATAGTTGATTCATCCACAAAACCTACCACTAACTTATCTTCCTCAGGTCTGTCTACGCCTACCAATGGTACAAATATTTCTCCTGAAGAATTGTCCGGGTGCATCAAACTTAGAAGAAAATGCAACGATATATGGGGAAATATTTGTGACAACTGTAAAACAACTGGAAACAAGAGAAGTTACACAATCAGACAACCTTAACACCACAAACAGGTATGCTGATGCAGAACCGGAAATACAGGTTAACGTCTCGAAGGATGACGAATTTCAAGAGAAGATGCCAACAGTCGCTGAAGTTTTCCCCGTGGCTCGGGATTATCCCTGACTTCCATAATTCTACTAAAACGACTTTCTAGGAGAGAGCCAACCCTCCTCTTTAGCACCGTCACATCTCGCTCCAAGCTTAAATAAAACTGCTTCGATCGAGATAAATAGTGAGAATAATTCATTCGCCAGTTCCACTAGTTTTCCTCCAGAACTGATCCTAACTGAAGACAGTAGCATCCTGAACACCAGCGCTGGAGACACAGAAGAAAAGATATTTACGGTGACTACTTCAACATTACTATCATCTACAACTGAGACAGATATTTCCATTTAACTATACACCAAGTGTTCTAACGACCCAAGATTCTAATACAACATTGAATACTGAAGGTACCAATGGCACAGATCATAATTTGGAAAATGGCAGCATTTCATCAGAAAAAATTCGTTTACGACTCAGCGTTTAGAACCAGTTTCCGCAGACTTTGAAGGAAATGACACAATAATTGAAGCCGTTCTTTTGAAGGAGGAATTCTCAACAGCCGAGAAGACGAGCACAACAGAGCAAACAACTTTCTCGACATCCCAGACTTCTCCAATGACAAAGGCAAGCTCTCAGACATCGGCAGAGGGAAGCACATGGACTTCGGAGACTCCAACACAAGAGAGCAAGAGAAAATCGCCAATGTTGTCTCTCTCCAGAACACTTGAACAACACCTTCGGTCACGTGAATGGTGGCAACCTAAAGCGGATGCCAGAAAATTCCATCTCCAGTGATGTGTTTTCGCACTGGTCTGGGCAGGAAGTCGATGACAAGTGGACTGTCATAGGAAAGAAGCGAGACGGAATACTAGAAAATGAAGCTGCCATCCCAGCAGCCAATGACAGGGATGATGAGAACAGATACGTCGAATACAAGCTTGACTCTACCCCCTTCGAAGGCAATAAGGTCTGGAGCAGTCTAACCGACGCTCGAACCTATGAACCCAGGTGGGACATCCGTCACAACGTCAAAGAAAGTGATGTTTCGGGCACAGAGGATAGGTCTCTCACCACACCTGAAGCCTCCACTACAGCGAAGTACATCGTCGATCCCTCCAACGCCATACAAGACACGCAGAGGGTCAAAAGTGAAACTTTCCCTCCTGTCGTTCGTGACTACTCTCCTCGGACGTGGTCCCCTTTCAACCCTCATTTCGCTAGCCCGAATCTTGGGTCACTGTGGGGCCTTAACCCCAACTTTCAACACAATACCCACCACTTCGCTCCTGAGAAATTCAATGACATGGGCTCCTATCCTGAATTTCAATTTGGGCGACCTTCGCCCTGGAAGCCATCAGACATTAGCTACCATGTGAAGAACGCCAAGCCTAAGGTTAGCAGCGAGGTTTTGAAAACTCTGGGAATAAAGCAGAAGACTATCCTGTCAGAGGAGACATTACCAAAATTCTTGCACTTTAACGGTGAGAACACATTAGTAGAAAGATTGACACTTCATGgcgaaaatatatttttactgtttaattAGCGTTTCACGTAGAAACTATGGTGACAGGCTAACATCATGAGGCAGCATTCTCCatctgtattttacattttcatgctAAGAATTGTTCTCCCATTAGTAAACAgtactttacatttttatacgGGAGCTACACATAATGTAACAATGATCGCAGTTACATGAAAGTTGATGTATTTTGGCTGagaactttttttgttattttgtcaaCAGCTGAGATTTATTCAAAACGCTTGTTTGTAAGGTAACATATTTactaaaaaattgaaaacttttaaaataacttgTCATGCTGTTACAGGCTACCTATGTCCCGGCCTTTTCGGATATTTCGGAGACGTCATGGACTGTCGCAGCTTCTTCATCTGTAGCTGGGGTGTTCCTTACCGCTTCTACTGTCCATCCGGAACCTTGTGGAACCCCGTGGAATCCGTGTGTGACTGGTCAAGGAATGTCAAATGTAGCAAAAAATAGATGAGCTAATGCAAAGAATACTTGTCAAAATCATTGCTAAAATGCGTTATTTCCAACACATTTTAAGAACTCGTTTTCAAATAACTCGTGATATTGGTTTATAAACGATTCGAATAATGCAGAAACTGTGGACCATTCAATGAAACGACTGAGTTGACACGAAGCATCTCTTGGATGTCGATGTTTTCTCTCGGTGTAGGAACCGTGTCTGTCAATAAGCGAAATTTGTTCACTCGTCGACGATAGGCCGTAAGTCCTCAACACAAAAACGCAGCTTGAAGTGAGAACAGATCATGGATGGCAGTCCACTGGCGCATCTGGGTTTGTaaacttttatctttctgtcaAAAGAAGTACCCCGACGATGACGTCCTCATTCTTGAGAGAAAATAATATCGCTGCGCCACGTTTATGATAACTGCTATTTTTAGCTGTattgtttatgtgtattttcaATTCATGTTTAAgactatatttatatttttgttttgggtgcGTATTAAACTGCAAGAGGCCACACCGATTTGCAGAGCTATGCAATGTTTACCTGCAATAATGCAATTCTCGATAGCGTGAACAAATAATTTGCATCagtatttttgtacttattgtttatgtatatgtgtataaagCTAGAATCTTATTATATTGTAGTATTATTTGGAGACTGGCTATCTGTGgtatcatttcttttattataaaGCTCTCGCTGTTTCAAAGCCTAAATTATATATCATCACACAGACAATACTTCAATGGTTTAATAGTGTTTGTTGGTTAGGTCATCTAGCTGATCAAGAACACACTgtgaaaactaaaatattcGATCGCCAAGCCATCGTTTGTTGGGTTCGATGACATCTCATCGAATGCAACTGGCACTTGAGCGCGCTAGTGTGAAAGAGCTACTTCTGGTGCATCTGTCATCGAAATCTTTTATCATCGTTTGAATTTATGCATTCTGAAGTAAAAATAGTACTCAAACTGTTATCGGTAAAATAATGAATTTGGAGTTTCACCTAAAAATCGTTAGTGTGTTCAGTTTATTTACCAGTAGAAGCGACATATTtgcctttatttgtttttgcaattAAGCCTATTGAAAACTGTAAATTATGTAACAAagatacttttatatttttataccttttggAAGAGAATGCGTGGTCGTATGTAAATAACACCGTTTGCATGTTTCgtgaaataaaagtattcatTGACTATATGGTTATTGTGTCTATTCATTCATGatcaatatatatgtattgaaACTACAGAAGCTAAAATACCTATatcccttcatccattgctttacgttctactcgTGTACCTCATGTTTgttgtccactggctgttatctttcatttatcattattagtcTTGGCAGAGAGTGTGATCTTACTCATGATGCTGCGAGttttaagttcacattattattacttgaGGTGTGAGTTTGTATTATATTCCACATCTGACGCATTCAGCTCTCTATACAAGTCGATTACAATATTTGAATACACTTCTTGAGCACGACCCCCCTCAGAGATTTCCTTCCCTTTATAAAATTTACTATCCGTGGTACGGATAGTTTGCAGACTCCAGCAATGCTATTGTCAACTATTGATTTACCCCAGCATCTGCATCAAGCTTGATGAGTAACTGACATGTGCCAACTTGAAAGATTGCCGATGAACACCCATAGCTATGGTCCCCAAAAGGGGGTGCTGCTGTGTTAAGCGACTACATACAATATGCATTgacacatctgtgtgtgtgtgtgagagagagagaaaatctaTACAATATGCACGGATatttgtgtgagaaagagaaacagcatGAGGGTGTGCCAGGTAGCACAATCTTCACCACCGCAGTAAGACCAACCCTAACCATTGATTTCTACACCTGACTCCTCCTCCCCTACCcccaaataaatgaaattaccGCTAGGTGGTAACACTTTCAAAGTAACCAATCAACCTCACACCGCAGGGgtttgggggggtggggtggagaagtGTAAAATCATTCTTTAATGGGAGAACCTAATTTTTTTAGAATACAGTAAGACTGGCTGGAAGGGAGACCTCCAGACAGAAGGgtagagaaaacaaatttaaagttCTTCCAGGGATGTGACTGTTACTACAATTGCAGCAAATGCTCCTCAGACAAGAAGGGGGTGGAGGACAAAGCCACATGTTGATTACTTTTAGTAATCATCCTACAAGTTATGTTTGCTTGTTCCGAACTTCTTGCCACACGTGTACCTACCTTAACTTTTAGTCAGTTTTTCTTTGGGTTAGCTCCATGTGAGCTTCTGTGAACTGCTATATGCAAGTGTTTCATTAGTTTTTCATGTACATgttaaacaaaatcttaaagTTACATTTCAACtatatggggggggggggaaattgtgttttacgccgtgtcagcagctaaggctatattacggcaaggcagccagccctgggACAGGGCAGCAGCGCTAACAACAGCTAAAGATGGAGAAAGTAGACTGAACTATATACTCATTAAACATACAAGCAATGCTTTGTTTCTTCATCAATCTGGAGGATCCTGACCCTCTTAAAATCTTAATTTACTCCTGCcactcttcttcttgttcctttcTGCACCCAGTGAAGGATAGGGCAGCACTCTTGCCATGCTCTCACTTTAAACAGTGATATCACATCTGGCCTAAAATTAAAATCTACAAGTTTTCAAAACAGCCACCTAAAACAGATTGCTGGCCAAAATATTCCAAGACCTGTTTTGTATTCTCATATCATACAAGTTCAAAACAGTTAACTGTCAAATAATCATCAAACACCTCGCACCACGAATTGCATTTTCTCATGGATATTATTTACAAGTATGATAAAACACAATTCCATGTATCCAAAGATTATAACATCAAAGTTTATTCAGAAACTACTGcctttaaaaatctttactaTGTATTATGTAGTGATGTTCAACATTTTCAAATGGTGGACCTGTTTTCTTGCACTAAAATTACAATCTACTTGTagtttaacaaatgttttaatgcataacaaaattcacgtaacatGTACTCTGTTTGACTTGTCCATCCACAACATATAAATTCCTCTCTATTATGATTAAGCAAGAAATCTTAATATATTTACTAATAATACATCAAGCTGAAACTCTAGAATATAATATGAAGACAACATAGTCTTTACTTCTACACCTCATCTTGAAGTATAATTCCCCAAAATGAGGAAAAAGAGAACCTTGTTATACCTGCCACTCGAGGAGTAATAAGGAATAAATTAACTAAACTATACCTGCCACATGCTTTTATAGTTTCCTAAAAAGATTTTTAGGAATGGTAGCATGCCGATactgaacattttcaaaacaatttcatGAATGGTTGCATCTTAGCAATATTCTAGATCACCACGGCtggcacatactcacacacacttttacaCAGTTAAGTCTGAATATTCACATTGCAGGTGCCTCGAATATGACTTAAATATCTCTCCAGAGTTGGAGATTTTCCTCTGTCACAGTTTGTTGATTGTGCAATACACTTCATGCATTTCAACATCACACAGGCGCTGAGCAGACTCGGGGGAGACAGCCATACAGGCAACAATGGATTCAATCACTTTTTGTCTGGTACCTTGTCAAAATCTTGCAGGAATCTCTCTTGCTTCACAGCATAAATGGTATAACAATCTAGTAAAACTGTCAAGGAAACATTGTGAAAagcaattttcaaaaaaaaattttttaaaaaaaattcaaatacagCAAAGCAGAAAATGTGTGCACAAGATGTGtcattaataaaaaatgtattgattTTTCATTGTTGTCCATGACACCAGTaaagcaaattaattttttaaaacaatttaccACTGTTTAAATTCTACAAACATTTGATTCTATGTTTAACTGTTGCTTCTGAGCATCAAAACCATTTTGACTAAAAGTGATTTCTATTATTATGAAGTATGACTACTAACATTACCAGTGTAATTTTAGTGTATACTGATGTGTAGTAAGTTCAAACCTTATGAAGGACACTATCTTATATTATTATACTCATTAGTATGACTCCTAACAAagcatgtttacaaataatgcaaaataatatacaaaaaatgttggttacaattttttaaagcttttatatgctacagtttttctctttcaaatacTGAACTTGCCAATATTATTCACATAAACAAACTGGTGTACATCGAAAATTTCGTCTTTTTATCCTATAgccctacttttttttttttttgcttagttTTGCCTAAATTTGGAAACTATAGAATAActgaaatactttaaaacattatttatgaGTCATGCTAGTATGCGTGTTAGTGAAAGAGAAGCGCAAGAGAGAAATTGTCCTTACCACAGAACTGTCAGCGTACAAGGATACATATTGAAATAACACCAGTGCCAATCACAAGGGCTGTTAACCAGTTTTTTCTTCTAAGCGTTTTCAATTCTTTAGCTCGATCCTTGTTCATCTGTTCTAATTTACGAACAAAATACTGGTCAGTGCCGGACAATTTGGCAAACTCTTTGGACATGTTCACCTTTTCCATACGACTTTCCCCCGCCATGTTGGAATATGTACGCTATGTGAGACTTAAAATAGGAactatttttttacactttacacttgtctcttttttacttaattaaaattgtaatattattgtttaattCGATATTATCTATAAAGGTTcccttacattaaaaaaaaaaaaaaatactgtagcTGGTGCAGAAATTGATCACGTGATAATAGCAGACGGCACAAGGAACAACAAGCCTATGaatctttgtttacatttggtAGACGATGTACATCTTAGATCGCTGATTGTTGTTACAGAAGAAAAGGAACTAAAAGGTATATCTTTATTTAGAGAAAGAGCAAACATATTTGTTATCAGCAAAGGCTTtgacaaaaattgtttcttaaaGAAAAGTG
The Pomacea canaliculata isolate SZHN2017 linkage group LG2, ASM307304v1, whole genome shotgun sequence genome window above contains:
- the LOC112557923 gene encoding uncharacterized protein LOC112557923 isoform X1; the encoded protein is MPENSISSDVFSHWSGQEVDDKWTVIGKKRDGILENEAAIPAANDRDDENRYVEYKLDSTPFEGNKVWSSLTDARTYEPRWDIRHNVKESDVSGTEDRSLTTPEASTTAKYIVDPSNAIQDTQRVKSETFPPVVRDYSPRTWSPFNPHFASPNLGSLWGLNPNFQHNTHHFAPEKFNDMGSYPEFQFGRPSPWKPSDISYHVKNAKPKVSSEVLKTLGIKQKTILSEETLPKFLHFNGYLCPGLFGYFGDVMDCRSFFICSWGVPYRFYCPSGTLWNPVESVCDWSRNVKCSKK